The genomic window TGTCCGGCTCAACATCAATCCCCGCCTGAGGATTATGTCCGGACGTATTGGCGATGTAGGCATTTTCTACCACCAAATTGGTAACTCCTCCTATGGTAAGACCATTTCTGCGGTTGTCTTTTAAGATGGTATTTTTTAGTGTTATATCCGAAGAACTGATATTATTTCTGCCGCCGATGCAAATTCCGTCGCCCCAGCAGCTTTCGATGGAAGCTCCGATGATTTTAATATTGCTTCCGGACAAAATATAAATTCCCATTCCCCATTCTCCGGTGGTCGACAAATGTTTGTGTTTGTCCCCGATAAGTGTTGGATAATAAATCGTTACGTTTTGAATATTAAACAAATTAAGAATACCGTTGCGGTCTTTTGCATTGGGCTTCATGATCAGTTTTGAATTTTTCTGAAACAGAATTTTTTGATTTGATTTTAAAGCCAATCCGTTTTCATTAACCAAAACAGGAAAATCAGGCATGATCAACACAGTATTTTCGTTGATCCCTTTTTGTATATAATCGGTATAATCTGTGTCCCCGTTTTTAGAATAGCCTTTTGGCAGGTACGACGTAAGATCTTTCGTTGTTTTAAAATATTGACTTTTAACGGTTGCATAGCCTGAAAAACGGTCTTGTACATACTGCTGACTGTTTCCCAAAAAATACATTAACGCAAAAAATAAGAATATTACCTTTTTCATTTTGTTACATTTAATTTGTTAATCATTGTAAAGAATGGTATAAACACCACTAAATTGATAAATAATGTAGCAGAAATAGAACCTATATTAATCATCATGGAAGTCGCACAGCCAAAAGCCAGAATGATGTATAAAAAAAACAATACTGCCGAATTGGTAGAATAAGCTTTTCTTTCAAATCTAAAGGCTAAAAGCGTTAAAATAAATATATAGATATAAAAAAAATAAATCGAAAAATGATACAATCCTGCTACCGAAACCGGAACAATCTGATCTCTGGAACGTCCCGCTCCGTAGATCTCATTATTGAATTTAATATTTGTCTTATAATTATCATTGGAAAACCTTGACAATACAGGAATATTCTGCGTAATATCCGATACAAAATAATAATACTTTTCAAAAGGATTCACCTGATTTTTTTTATAAGAATCATATCCTATCGCATAGTTGGCCACCCCTCCAAAATAAGCATTCAGATCATGAAGACTGAAAAACCCACCGACATCCGCCT from Chryseobacterium wanjuense includes these protein-coding regions:
- a CDS encoding right-handed parallel beta-helix repeat-containing protein — translated: MKKVIFLFFALMYFLGNSQQYVQDRFSGYATVKSQYFKTTKDLTSYLPKGYSKNGDTDYTDYIQKGINENTVLIMPDFPVLVNENGLALKSNQKILFQKNSKLIMKPNAKDRNGILNLFNIQNVTIYYPTLIGDKHKHLSTTGEWGMGIYILSGSNIKIIGASIESCWGDGICIGGRNNISSSDITLKNTILKDNRRNGLTIGGVTNLVVENAYIANTSGHNPQAGIDVEPDSNNYEVKNVKLTNIETQNNGNYGIVISPGSIVGKQQKAISIAINNFKDNGSKIGFGMAVTRDKPNAGFPQLSGNISVNNFSSQNNATAKFRSFKGAPHQVNVNIDLQKINPASKNANGFGQKFKNNDETITLK